One Yoonia sp. BS5-3 genomic window carries:
- a CDS encoding DUF2161 family putative PD-(D/E)XK-type phosphodiesterase produces MPREADLYPPIKAYLQRQGYEVKGEVGAADVVARRGEDVVVIELKLGFSLALFHQGVARLAVTDLVYVAVPAGGRSKALQANVKLARRIGLGVMTVRLRDGHVEVLADPGPYAPRKSKKKSAQLLRAFERLQGDPNAGGATRHGIVTGYRQDALRCARFLATHGPSRGAVVKEWAEVPDATRIMADDHYGWFTRVSRGVYALTDTGHQGLADYGDA; encoded by the coding sequence ATGCCCCGTGAGGCTGATCTTTATCCACCCATCAAAGCCTATTTGCAGCGGCAAGGCTATGAGGTGAAGGGTGAGGTTGGCGCGGCAGATGTTGTGGCCCGCCGCGGCGAAGATGTTGTAGTGATTGAACTGAAGCTGGGTTTCTCACTGGCCCTGTTCCATCAGGGGGTTGCCCGGCTTGCCGTGACGGATTTGGTCTATGTCGCCGTACCGGCCGGTGGCCGGAGCAAAGCGTTGCAGGCGAATGTGAAGCTGGCCCGCCGCATCGGCCTCGGCGTGATGACCGTTAGGCTGCGTGACGGTCATGTTGAGGTCTTGGCCGATCCGGGCCCCTATGCCCCACGCAAATCCAAAAAGAAATCGGCGCAGCTATTGCGTGCTTTTGAGCGTTTGCAAGGTGACCCGAATGCAGGTGGTGCAACACGGCATGGGATCGTTACGGGATATCGACAGGATGCGTTGCGCTGTGCCCGCTTTTTGGCGACGCATGGTCCATCACGCGGCGCAGTGGTAAAGGAATGGGCGGAAGTGCCAGATGCGACCCGGATTATGGCCGATGATCATTATGGTTGGTTCACCCGCGTCTCACGCGGGGTTTATGCGCTGACCGACACGGGCCATCAGGGATTGGCGGATTACGGGGACGCTTGA
- a CDS encoding bifunctional riboflavin kinase/FAD synthetase: protein MRIIRDTVFVDSADRGAVAAIGNFDGVHLGHQSVIDLARQVAKDASAPLGIMTFEPHPRSYFSNNPTPFRLMNAEAKANRLEKLGVEKLYELPFNASLAALSPRDFAQTIIADQLGLKGVIVGADFRFGHGRAGTVTDLAEFGTQMGFGTTIAPLLRNDLGNVSSTAIRAALSDGRPRDAAVMLGHWHRIEGDVIRGDQRGRDLGYPTANMSIADLHPPKFGVYAVKVNVLTGPHQGSYDGAASIGVRPMFGENQPNCETFLFDFKGDLYGSTLSVALVDYLRPEQKFDGLDALIQQMDADCDQARAILANV, encoded by the coding sequence ATGCGCATTATCCGAGACACCGTTTTTGTTGATTCAGCCGACCGAGGCGCTGTCGCGGCCATCGGGAATTTTGACGGTGTGCATCTGGGGCATCAATCGGTGATTGATCTGGCCCGGCAGGTGGCCAAAGACGCCAGCGCCCCCTTGGGCATCATGACGTTTGAGCCGCATCCGCGCAGCTATTTTTCTAACAACCCCACGCCCTTCCGCCTGATGAATGCCGAAGCAAAGGCGAACCGCCTTGAAAAGCTGGGGGTCGAAAAGCTGTATGAGCTGCCGTTTAACGCCAGCCTTGCTGCGCTCAGCCCGCGCGATTTTGCCCAGACGATCATTGCCGATCAACTGGGGCTGAAAGGTGTGATTGTGGGGGCCGATTTTCGGTTCGGTCATGGCCGGGCCGGCACCGTGACAGATCTGGCAGAATTTGGCACCCAGATGGGGTTTGGCACAACAATTGCACCGCTTTTGCGTAACGATCTGGGCAATGTGTCCTCAACCGCGATCCGGGCCGCCCTCAGCGATGGCAGACCCCGCGACGCAGCCGTGATGCTGGGCCATTGGCACCGGATTGAGGGTGACGTGATCCGCGGCGACCAGCGCGGGCGGGATCTGGGATATCCCACGGCCAATATGTCAATCGCGGATCTACATCCCCCCAAATTTGGGGTGTACGCCGTGAAGGTAAACGTGCTGACCGGTCCGCATCAGGGCAGTTATGATGGGGCGGCTTCTATTGGGGTGCGCCCGATGTTTGGGGAAAACCAGCCCAATTGCGAAACCTTCCTGTTCGATTTCAAGGGTGATCTTTACGGATCGACCCTATCTGTCGCGTTGGTCGATTATCTGCGCCCCGAACAGAAATTCGATGG
- a CDS encoding alpha/beta hydrolase, whose translation MIDPTADTKLFRLARRLPDNRLGLGIMHLNNLAAKWGKLPEDLLVETVYIPRPPEIGKGNIRTLVIKPRQMAGKLPIVVHFHGGGFAIGTPEQNYGRAARYIAERPAIFVMPDYRLSQRHPFPAGLDDCYETLLWARDVAEQIGGRSDQLFVMGESGGGGLVAAVAQMAQDRGEVNIACQFPIYGMFDDRPENFTDCDPANLLWSRGKNILAWDMYLRGRATADCAVPARRASVAGQPPAVGFVGDQDLFLDENIAYFERLAAAGVPTTFKVFEGAYHGVEVIAPQSDSAQAMWAFSLKAFADAVDTYTAAQPNALP comes from the coding sequence ATGATTGATCCAACTGCTGATACAAAATTGTTCCGTTTGGCCAGGCGTTTGCCCGATAATCGCTTGGGGTTGGGGATCATGCATCTGAACAACTTGGCCGCAAAATGGGGCAAGCTGCCAGAGGATCTGTTGGTTGAGACGGTCTATATCCCCCGTCCGCCCGAGATCGGTAAGGGCAACATTCGGACGCTGGTGATCAAGCCAAGGCAAATGGCAGGTAAACTGCCCATCGTTGTGCATTTTCACGGCGGTGGTTTTGCGATTGGGACGCCCGAGCAGAACTATGGTCGGGCCGCCCGCTACATTGCCGAACGCCCTGCGATTTTTGTGATGCCGGATTATCGGCTATCGCAGAGACACCCGTTTCCAGCGGGACTAGACGATTGTTACGAAACGCTTTTGTGGGCGCGTGATGTGGCTGAACAGATCGGCGGGCGCTCTGATCAGCTGTTTGTCATGGGCGAAAGTGGCGGCGGTGGCCTGGTCGCGGCGGTGGCCCAGATGGCGCAGGACAGGGGTGAGGTGAACATCGCCTGCCAGTTTCCGATCTATGGAATGTTCGATGACCGCCCCGAGAATTTCACCGATTGCGATCCGGCCAATCTATTGTGGAGCCGTGGCAAGAACATATTGGCGTGGGATATGTATCTAAGAGGCCGAGCGACGGCTGACTGTGCTGTGCCGGCGCGGCGTGCCAGCGTGGCCGGGCAGCCGCCTGCTGTGGGTTTCGTGGGGGATCAGGATCTATTTCTGGATGAAAATATCGCTTATTTTGAAAGACTGGCGGCAGCAGGGGTTCCCACCACATTCAAGGTATTTGAAGGGGCCTATCATGGGGTTGAGGTGATCGCCCCGCAATCTGATAGCGCCCAAGCGATGTGGGCGTTTTCCCTCAAAGCCTTTGCCGATGCAGTTGATACCTACACCGCAGCCCAACCGAACGCGTTACCGTAG
- a CDS encoding manganese-dependent inorganic pyrophosphatase translates to MTTRVFGHKSPDTDSTGSPLIWEWFLNHTGFEAKAALLGQPNTEAAFVAKRWGFALPEVINDVADDQSCVIVDTNNPAELPANINNADVLAIIDHHKLTGGLETKNPINITIRPLACTATIMHQMMGDDAKHMPDGIKGLMLSCILSDTLAFRSPTTTEVDKNLAEALARDLKIDIEAYATEMFDAKSDISAFSDAELLRMDSKEYAVDGTKFRVSVLETTSPKIVLDRKASLIKTMPTVAKEDKVDQVLLFVVDILKEEATMLIPNDLTKGVAEKSFDATVEGDSVVLPGVMSRKKQIIPALKV, encoded by the coding sequence ATGACAACCCGCGTTTTTGGCCATAAATCCCCTGACACTGACAGCACCGGATCACCTTTGATCTGGGAATGGTTCCTGAACCACACCGGCTTTGAGGCAAAGGCCGCCTTGCTGGGCCAGCCCAATACAGAGGCCGCTTTCGTGGCAAAGCGTTGGGGTTTTGCCCTGCCCGAGGTGATCAATGATGTGGCCGATGACCAATCCTGCGTGATCGTTGACACCAACAACCCCGCCGAGTTGCCTGCAAATATCAATAATGCCGACGTGCTGGCGATTATCGACCACCACAAACTGACCGGCGGGCTGGAAACCAAAAACCCGATCAATATCACCATCCGGCCTTTGGCCTGCACCGCGACGATCATGCACCAGATGATGGGCGACGACGCCAAACATATGCCCGACGGTATCAAGGGGCTGATGTTGTCATGCATTTTGTCTGATACGCTGGCCTTCCGCTCGCCCACCACCACCGAGGTCGACAAAAACCTTGCCGAAGCTCTGGCGCGCGACCTGAAAATCGATATCGAAGCCTACGCCACCGAAATGTTCGATGCGAAATCCGATATCTCGGCCTTCTCGGATGCGGAACTCTTGCGGATGGACAGCAAGGAATACGCCGTTGACGGCACGAAATTCCGGGTCTCGGTTCTGGAAACCACATCGCCCAAGATCGTGCTGGACCGCAAAGCATCACTGATCAAGACCATGCCGACAGTGGCCAAAGAGGACAAAGTCGATCAGGTCCTTCTGTTCGTCGTGGACATCCTTAAGGAAGAAGCGACCATGCTAATCCCCAACGACCTGACAAAGGGTGTCGCCGAGAAATCATTCGACGCGACCGTTGAAGGCGACAGCGTGGTGCTGCCCGGCGTGATGAGCCGCAAAAAGCAGATCATCCCTGCACTAAAGGTCTGA
- a CDS encoding TIGR01459 family HAD-type hydrolase has translation MTQIIDQFADISGQYDAAFVDLWGCMHNGIQAMPDAVAAMQKYRAAGGVVVLVTNSPRPWDSVARQINGFGVPDDAWDAIATSGDSARAAMFRGIVGEKIWFMGESPRDDDFFKPLKIIENPVDIQRVSLEEAEGIVCCGPFDAMADIDVNRPEFLYAKQKGLKLLCANPDIVVDRGEVREWCAGALAQLYTEMGGESLYFGKPHPPIYDLARRRLAALNKVPSDARIIGIGDGIGTDVLGAMQEDIDALFISGGLAAAETKTEDQPDPSALSAFLDKQQTNATYTIGHLR, from the coding sequence ATGACCCAGATCATCGACCAATTCGCCGACATCTCGGGGCAATATGATGCCGCTTTTGTCGACCTTTGGGGCTGCATGCATAACGGCATTCAGGCAATGCCTGACGCCGTTGCCGCGATGCAAAAATACCGCGCTGCGGGCGGGGTCGTGGTGCTGGTCACCAACTCGCCCCGACCATGGGACAGCGTCGCCCGGCAGATCAACGGCTTCGGCGTGCCCGATGATGCGTGGGACGCCATCGCGACCTCGGGTGATAGTGCGCGCGCGGCTATGTTTCGGGGGATTGTGGGTGAAAAAATCTGGTTCATGGGGGAAAGCCCGCGGGATGATGATTTTTTCAAGCCTTTGAAAATCATCGAAAATCCGGTGGATATCCAAAGGGTATCACTGGAAGAGGCCGAAGGCATCGTCTGCTGCGGTCCTTTTGACGCGATGGCCGATATCGATGTGAACCGGCCCGAATTTCTCTACGCGAAACAAAAGGGGCTCAAGCTGCTCTGCGCCAATCCCGATATCGTCGTGGATCGGGGCGAGGTGCGCGAATGGTGCGCCGGTGCCTTGGCGCAGCTCTATACAGAAATGGGCGGTGAAAGCCTCTATTTCGGCAAGCCGCACCCGCCAATCTACGATCTCGCGCGCCGACGGCTCGCTGCGTTAAACAAAGTGCCATCCGATGCGCGTATCATTGGGATCGGCGATGGGATCGGCACCGACGTGCTAGGCGCCATGCAAGAAGACATCGACGCGCTGTTTATTTCCGGGGGGCTGGCCGCTGCCGAGACAAAGACCGAGGACCAACCAGACCCATCGGCGCTGAGTGCCTTTCTGGACAAGCAACAGACAAACGCGACCTACACCATCGGGCATCTACGGTAA
- a CDS encoding TraB/GumN family protein: MFRRAITIALLTCFGLPAAAQCVGSSYAEQLSPAEQAELRRVTDAIPYAQGTLWTATRDSDVITIVGTVHIYDPRLEPLYAQIEENVLSADLVLLEATPAEEAELEQMVITQPDLLFITEGPTLPELLDAETWELIADASTQRGIPGFMAAKMQPWYLSLILSIPPCATQDMLTGRLGLDHMIMAGAEDAGVPMQALESVTTMFDLFTNNPVDEQIDMLMVNLTSPEVQQQLFVSMLDSYFAQEVGALWEMTRIAMAEVPGIDPSTAEDVFAEMEQSLLVTRNHNWMPVITDAVAAHDNLVIAVGAAHLMGEDGILRLLENDGWDLTPFP, encoded by the coding sequence ATGTTTCGACGCGCCATAACCATCGCCCTGCTTACGTGCTTCGGCCTGCCAGCTGCTGCGCAATGTGTGGGCTCTAGCTATGCTGAGCAATTGTCTCCAGCCGAGCAGGCCGAACTGCGCCGCGTGACAGATGCGATTCCCTACGCACAAGGCACCCTGTGGACTGCAACGCGTGATAGTGATGTGATTACAATCGTCGGCACGGTGCATATCTACGATCCGCGGCTTGAGCCACTTTATGCGCAAATCGAAGAGAACGTTTTGAGCGCCGATCTGGTTCTTCTCGAAGCAACCCCCGCGGAAGAGGCCGAACTTGAACAAATGGTGATCACGCAGCCAGATCTGCTATTTATCACCGAGGGGCCAACCTTACCCGAACTGCTGGATGCCGAAACCTGGGAACTGATTGCCGATGCCTCAACCCAGCGCGGCATCCCCGGTTTCATGGCCGCGAAGATGCAGCCTTGGTATCTGTCGCTGATCCTGTCGATCCCGCCATGCGCCACGCAGGATATGCTCACGGGTCGTCTTGGGCTTGATCATATGATCATGGCAGGCGCTGAAGATGCTGGTGTGCCGATGCAGGCCCTCGAATCTGTGACAACGATGTTCGATCTGTTTACAAATAACCCCGTTGATGAACAGATCGACATGCTCATGGTCAATCTGACCAGCCCTGAAGTCCAACAACAGCTTTTTGTGTCGATGCTTGACAGTTATTTCGCGCAGGAGGTCGGGGCGCTTTGGGAAATGACGCGCATCGCCATGGCTGAAGTACCGGGCATTGACCCTAGCACAGCAGAGGATGTTTTTGCCGAGATGGAGCAGTCTCTACTGGTCACGCGAAACCACAACTGGATGCCAGTCATCACTGACGCGGTGGCGGCGCATGATAATCTTGTGATCGCGGTTGGGGCCGCCCATTTGATGGGCGAAGACGGGATCTTGCGATTGCTTGAAAATGATGGCTGGGATCTAACGCCGTTTCCCTAG